One stretch of Pseudomonas azotoformans DNA includes these proteins:
- a CDS encoding LacI family DNA-binding transcriptional regulator, which produces MVTMDDVASRAGVSTSTVSHVLNGTRKVSPATVHAVQQAIQALGYIPNTLARSLARSSTSTIGVAISALSNHYFSETVHAIENECAKHGYMMLFVDTHDDPEQELRVVTALHHRRVDGIVLAPSNGSKALEYLRDNQIPAVLVDRMMSEQFDQVGVENTQSTQALVTHLIEHGHRRIGFIAGREGFSTTDERVAGYRAALHGAGLAFDPQLLVNGGSNTAPARQATVQLLGLAAPPTAIMAGNNLMTLGAMQALREAQIDVPAQMALVGFDDFDWADFFVPRLTLIAQPVQALGTQAVNLLLQRMASPDAPAHSVRLAPTLQWRNSCGCNGLE; this is translated from the coding sequence GTGGTCACCATGGATGACGTGGCAAGCAGGGCGGGGGTGTCGACGTCGACGGTGTCCCATGTGTTGAACGGCACCCGCAAGGTCAGCCCGGCAACGGTGCACGCGGTGCAGCAAGCGATCCAGGCGTTGGGCTACATCCCCAACACCCTGGCGCGTTCGCTGGCACGGTCAAGCACCAGCACGATTGGCGTGGCGATTTCGGCGCTGTCCAACCATTACTTCAGCGAAACCGTGCACGCCATTGAAAACGAGTGCGCCAAGCACGGCTACATGATGCTGTTTGTCGACACCCATGACGACCCGGAGCAGGAGCTACGGGTGGTCACGGCGCTGCATCATCGACGGGTCGACGGCATAGTGCTGGCGCCCTCCAACGGTTCCAAGGCCCTGGAGTACCTACGGGACAACCAGATCCCGGCGGTGTTGGTGGACCGCATGATGAGCGAGCAATTCGACCAGGTCGGGGTGGAGAACACGCAGTCCACCCAAGCCTTGGTTACGCACTTGATTGAACACGGGCACCGGCGCATCGGCTTTATCGCCGGGCGTGAGGGGTTCAGCACCACCGATGAGCGGGTTGCCGGATATCGCGCGGCGCTGCACGGCGCGGGGCTGGCGTTCGATCCGCAGTTGCTGGTCAACGGCGGCTCCAATACCGCTCCGGCGCGCCAGGCGACCGTGCAGTTGCTGGGCCTGGCGGCGCCACCCACGGCGATCATGGCCGGCAATAACCTGATGACCCTCGGCGCGATGCAGGCCCTGCGTGAGGCGCAGATCGACGTACCGGCGCAGATGGCCCTGGTGGGTTTTGATGATTTTGACTGGGCGGATTTTTTCGTGCCGCGCCTGACCCTGATCGCGCAGCCGGTCCAGGCACTGGGCACGCAGGCAGTGAACCTGTTGTTGCAGCGCATGGCGTCGCCCGACGCACCCGCCCACAGTGTGCGCCTGGCGCCGACTCTGCAATGGCGTAATTCATGTGGCTGTAATGGATTGGAATGA